In the Juglans microcarpa x Juglans regia isolate MS1-56 chromosome 6D, Jm3101_v1.0, whole genome shotgun sequence genome, one interval contains:
- the LOC121235745 gene encoding acyl-CoA-binding protein isoform X2, whose translation MHPPAHATLRAHATYVSFSLLSRISQSKADQSSQSRRESNMGLKEEFEEHAEKAKTLPESTTNENKLILYGLYKQATVGAVNTSRPGMFSLRERAKWDAWKAVEGKSKEEAMSDYITKVKQLHEEAAASA comes from the exons ATGCACCCACCAGCGCACGCAACTTTAAGAGCGCACGCAACTTACGTTTCCTTTTCGTTATTATCGAGAATAAGCCAGAGCAAAGCAGATCAGTCTTCCCAGTCCAGGCGAGAGAGCAATATGGGTTTGAAG GAGGAGTTTGAGGAGCATGCTGAGAAAGCCAAGACCCTGCCGGAGTCTACAACAAACGAAAACAAGCTTATTCTTTATGGGCTGTACAAGCAGGCCACTGTTGGAGCAGTGAACACCA GCCGTCCTGGAATGTTCAGCTTGAGGGAGAGAGCAAAGTGGGATGCATGGAAAGCTGTTGAAG gGAAGTCCAAGGAGGAAGCAATGAGTGATTACATAACCAAAGTGAAACAGCTGCATGAAGAAGCTGCGGCATCTGCCTGA
- the LOC121235745 gene encoding acyl-CoA-binding protein isoform X1, protein MGLLQEEFEEHAEKAKTLPESTTNENKLILYGLYKQATVGAVNTSRPGMFSLRERAKWDAWKAVEGKSKEEAMSDYITKVKQLHEEAAASA, encoded by the exons ATGGGGTTATTGCAGGAGGAGTTTGAGGAGCATGCTGAGAAAGCCAAGACCCTGCCGGAGTCTACAACAAACGAAAACAAGCTTATTCTTTATGGGCTGTACAAGCAGGCCACTGTTGGAGCAGTGAACACCA GCCGTCCTGGAATGTTCAGCTTGAGGGAGAGAGCAAAGTGGGATGCATGGAAAGCTGTTGAAG gGAAGTCCAAGGAGGAAGCAATGAGTGATTACATAACCAAAGTGAAACAGCTGCATGAAGAAGCTGCGGCATCTGCCTGA
- the LOC121235757 gene encoding uncharacterized protein LOC121235757 isoform X3: MAEKEEEEEEERELGPLEEDGEGEEDQEEEMKKLVRGYLGLSFSVSLALLPKNSICLVPALKTQVRELSLRLLQAEEQMRQMKSRRKEDSKANARVVEIFASHRNAWQSEERRLLQGIEELRERMAELEKREAEYRARVEELEREVGERDEMISFMSRTSAAAQEFGDEEEESAAEVSFAYAGPEPQDHLNQHQQNGFDSELLASSASKFWAERPNLCQGVQYESLESLYHMKHFVPRRESPWKVDGESTGVSSKLKLLEQELLNLVKVGKSDLSKVPSLMRKQAKRCQALSEKIDDLCRRMASDPCEPTLSPEFRTQRQTEFLLEAFRLQQRASETGQKLMALQTEVAKSYYGDEVGSQAKLTTRRSLDSIMNNLKEIQRNLEIWLARIIGDLEGILARDGASRVRDYYISRYPFVQ, encoded by the exons ATggcagaaaaagaagaagaagaagaagaagaacgagAACTAGGACCTctagaagaagatggagaaggagaagaagaccAAGAAGAGGAAATGAAGAAGCTTGTGCGTGGATACCTGGGGCTGAGCTTCTCGGTGTCTTTGGCATTGCTTCCCAAGAACTCAATATGTCTAGTACCAGCCCTAAAAACCCAAGTCCGGGAACTCTCTTTGAGACTCCTTCAAGCGGAGGAGCAGATGAGGCAGATGAAGTCCCGGAGAAAGGAGGACTCCAAGGCCAACGCCCGGGTGGTGGAGATCTTCGCGAGCCACCGGAACGCTTGGCAGTCGGAGGAGAGGCGGCTGCTGCAGGGGATCGAGGAGCTGAGGGAGAGGATGGCAGAGCTAGAGAAGAGGGAGGCGGAGTACAGGGCGCGCGTGGAGGAGCTTGAGAGAGAGGTGGGCGAGAGGGACGAGATGATTAGTTTCATGTCCAGGACCAGCGCGGCTGCCCAAGAGTTTggggatgaagaagaagagagtgcGGCTGAAGTGAGCTTTGCTTATGCTGGTCCGGAGCCACAAGATCATCTTAATCAGCATCAGCAGAATGGGTTTGATTCCGAGTTGTTGGCGTCCTCGGCTTCCAAGTTTTGGGCGGAAAGACCTAATCTCTGCCAg GGTGTACAGTATGAATCCCTCGAATCATTGTATCATATGAAGCATTTTGTACCAAG AAGGGAATCCCCTTGGAAGGTAGATGGTGAATCCACAGGAGTTTCCTCTAAACTAAAGTTACTTGAACAGGAACTACTGAATTTAGTAAAAGTTGGTAAGAGTGATCTATCAAAAGTACCATCACTAATGAGGAAGCAGGCAAAGAGATGCCAAGCTCTTTCGGAGAAGATTGATGATCTATGCAGAAGAATG GCTAGTGATCCCTGTGAACCAACCCTTAGTCCAGAGTTTCGAACGCAGAGGCAAACAGAGTTTCTACTCGAGGCATTTCGACTTCAGCAACGTGCATCAGAAACTGGACAGAAGCTCATGGCATTACAAACTGAAGTTGCGAAGAGTTATTATGGGGATGAGGTGGGGAGCCAGGCCAAACTGACCACAAGGAGATCTTTGGACTCGATCATGAACAACTTAAAGGAAATCCAGAGGAATTTGGAGATATGGTTGGCCAGAATTATAGGAGATCTTGAAGGGATTCTTGCTAGAGATGGTGCTTCTCGTGTAAGGGATTATTATATTTCAAGGTATCCTTTCGTTCAATAG
- the LOC121235757 gene encoding uncharacterized protein LOC121235757 isoform X4 — MAEKEEEEEEERELGPLEEDGEGEEDQEEEMKKLVRGYLGLSFSVSLALLPKNSICLVPALKTQVRELSLRLLQAEEQMRQMKSRRKEDSKANARVVEIFASHRNAWQSEERRLLQGIEELRERMAELEKREAEYRARVEELEREVGERDEMISFMSRTSAAAQEFGDEEEESAAEVSFAYAGPEPQDHLNQHQQNGFDSELLASSASKFWAERPNLCQGVQYESLESLYHMKHFVPRESPWKVDGESTGVSSKLKLLEQELLNLVKVGKSDLSKVPSLMRKQAKRCQALSEKIDDLCRRMASDPCEPTLSPEFRTQRQTEFLLEAFRLQQRASETGQKLMALQTEVAKSYYGDEVGSQAKLTTRRSLDSIMNNLKEIQRNLEIWLARIIGDLEGILARDGASRVRDYYISRYPFVQ; from the exons ATggcagaaaaagaagaagaagaagaagaagaacgagAACTAGGACCTctagaagaagatggagaaggagaagaagaccAAGAAGAGGAAATGAAGAAGCTTGTGCGTGGATACCTGGGGCTGAGCTTCTCGGTGTCTTTGGCATTGCTTCCCAAGAACTCAATATGTCTAGTACCAGCCCTAAAAACCCAAGTCCGGGAACTCTCTTTGAGACTCCTTCAAGCGGAGGAGCAGATGAGGCAGATGAAGTCCCGGAGAAAGGAGGACTCCAAGGCCAACGCCCGGGTGGTGGAGATCTTCGCGAGCCACCGGAACGCTTGGCAGTCGGAGGAGAGGCGGCTGCTGCAGGGGATCGAGGAGCTGAGGGAGAGGATGGCAGAGCTAGAGAAGAGGGAGGCGGAGTACAGGGCGCGCGTGGAGGAGCTTGAGAGAGAGGTGGGCGAGAGGGACGAGATGATTAGTTTCATGTCCAGGACCAGCGCGGCTGCCCAAGAGTTTggggatgaagaagaagagagtgcGGCTGAAGTGAGCTTTGCTTATGCTGGTCCGGAGCCACAAGATCATCTTAATCAGCATCAGCAGAATGGGTTTGATTCCGAGTTGTTGGCGTCCTCGGCTTCCAAGTTTTGGGCGGAAAGACCTAATCTCTGCCAg GGTGTACAGTATGAATCCCTCGAATCATTGTATCATATGAAGCATTTTGTACCAAG GGAATCCCCTTGGAAGGTAGATGGTGAATCCACAGGAGTTTCCTCTAAACTAAAGTTACTTGAACAGGAACTACTGAATTTAGTAAAAGTTGGTAAGAGTGATCTATCAAAAGTACCATCACTAATGAGGAAGCAGGCAAAGAGATGCCAAGCTCTTTCGGAGAAGATTGATGATCTATGCAGAAGAATG GCTAGTGATCCCTGTGAACCAACCCTTAGTCCAGAGTTTCGAACGCAGAGGCAAACAGAGTTTCTACTCGAGGCATTTCGACTTCAGCAACGTGCATCAGAAACTGGACAGAAGCTCATGGCATTACAAACTGAAGTTGCGAAGAGTTATTATGGGGATGAGGTGGGGAGCCAGGCCAAACTGACCACAAGGAGATCTTTGGACTCGATCATGAACAACTTAAAGGAAATCCAGAGGAATTTGGAGATATGGTTGGCCAGAATTATAGGAGATCTTGAAGGGATTCTTGCTAGAGATGGTGCTTCTCGTGTAAGGGATTATTATATTTCAAGGTATCCTTTCGTTCAATAG
- the LOC121235757 gene encoding uncharacterized protein LOC121235757 isoform X2: MAEKEEEEEEERELGPLEEDGEGEEDQEEEMKKLVRGYLGLSFSVSLALLPKNSICLVPALKTQVRELSLRLLQAEEQMRQMKSRRKEDSKANARVVEIFASHRNAWQSEERRLLQGIEELRERMAELEKREAEYRARVEELEREVGERDEMISFMSRTSAAAQEFGDEEEESAAEVSFAYAGPEPQDHLNQHQQNGFDSELLASSASKFWAERPNLCQGVQYESLESLYHMKHFVPRESPWKVDGESTGVSSKLKLLEQELLNLVKVGKSDLSKVPSLMRKQAKRCQALSEKIDDLCRRMQASDPCEPTLSPEFRTQRQTEFLLEAFRLQQRASETGQKLMALQTEVAKSYYGDEVGSQAKLTTRRSLDSIMNNLKEIQRNLEIWLARIIGDLEGILARDGASRVRDYYISRYPFVQ, from the exons ATggcagaaaaagaagaagaagaagaagaagaacgagAACTAGGACCTctagaagaagatggagaaggagaagaagaccAAGAAGAGGAAATGAAGAAGCTTGTGCGTGGATACCTGGGGCTGAGCTTCTCGGTGTCTTTGGCATTGCTTCCCAAGAACTCAATATGTCTAGTACCAGCCCTAAAAACCCAAGTCCGGGAACTCTCTTTGAGACTCCTTCAAGCGGAGGAGCAGATGAGGCAGATGAAGTCCCGGAGAAAGGAGGACTCCAAGGCCAACGCCCGGGTGGTGGAGATCTTCGCGAGCCACCGGAACGCTTGGCAGTCGGAGGAGAGGCGGCTGCTGCAGGGGATCGAGGAGCTGAGGGAGAGGATGGCAGAGCTAGAGAAGAGGGAGGCGGAGTACAGGGCGCGCGTGGAGGAGCTTGAGAGAGAGGTGGGCGAGAGGGACGAGATGATTAGTTTCATGTCCAGGACCAGCGCGGCTGCCCAAGAGTTTggggatgaagaagaagagagtgcGGCTGAAGTGAGCTTTGCTTATGCTGGTCCGGAGCCACAAGATCATCTTAATCAGCATCAGCAGAATGGGTTTGATTCCGAGTTGTTGGCGTCCTCGGCTTCCAAGTTTTGGGCGGAAAGACCTAATCTCTGCCAg GGTGTACAGTATGAATCCCTCGAATCATTGTATCATATGAAGCATTTTGTACCAAG GGAATCCCCTTGGAAGGTAGATGGTGAATCCACAGGAGTTTCCTCTAAACTAAAGTTACTTGAACAGGAACTACTGAATTTAGTAAAAGTTGGTAAGAGTGATCTATCAAAAGTACCATCACTAATGAGGAAGCAGGCAAAGAGATGCCAAGCTCTTTCGGAGAAGATTGATGATCTATGCAGAAGAATG CAGGCTAGTGATCCCTGTGAACCAACCCTTAGTCCAGAGTTTCGAACGCAGAGGCAAACAGAGTTTCTACTCGAGGCATTTCGACTTCAGCAACGTGCATCAGAAACTGGACAGAAGCTCATGGCATTACAAACTGAAGTTGCGAAGAGTTATTATGGGGATGAGGTGGGGAGCCAGGCCAAACTGACCACAAGGAGATCTTTGGACTCGATCATGAACAACTTAAAGGAAATCCAGAGGAATTTGGAGATATGGTTGGCCAGAATTATAGGAGATCTTGAAGGGATTCTTGCTAGAGATGGTGCTTCTCGTGTAAGGGATTATTATATTTCAAGGTATCCTTTCGTTCAATAG
- the LOC121235757 gene encoding uncharacterized protein LOC121235757 isoform X1: MAEKEEEEEEERELGPLEEDGEGEEDQEEEMKKLVRGYLGLSFSVSLALLPKNSICLVPALKTQVRELSLRLLQAEEQMRQMKSRRKEDSKANARVVEIFASHRNAWQSEERRLLQGIEELRERMAELEKREAEYRARVEELEREVGERDEMISFMSRTSAAAQEFGDEEEESAAEVSFAYAGPEPQDHLNQHQQNGFDSELLASSASKFWAERPNLCQGVQYESLESLYHMKHFVPRRESPWKVDGESTGVSSKLKLLEQELLNLVKVGKSDLSKVPSLMRKQAKRCQALSEKIDDLCRRMQASDPCEPTLSPEFRTQRQTEFLLEAFRLQQRASETGQKLMALQTEVAKSYYGDEVGSQAKLTTRRSLDSIMNNLKEIQRNLEIWLARIIGDLEGILARDGASRVRDYYISRYPFVQ; encoded by the exons ATggcagaaaaagaagaagaagaagaagaagaacgagAACTAGGACCTctagaagaagatggagaaggagaagaagaccAAGAAGAGGAAATGAAGAAGCTTGTGCGTGGATACCTGGGGCTGAGCTTCTCGGTGTCTTTGGCATTGCTTCCCAAGAACTCAATATGTCTAGTACCAGCCCTAAAAACCCAAGTCCGGGAACTCTCTTTGAGACTCCTTCAAGCGGAGGAGCAGATGAGGCAGATGAAGTCCCGGAGAAAGGAGGACTCCAAGGCCAACGCCCGGGTGGTGGAGATCTTCGCGAGCCACCGGAACGCTTGGCAGTCGGAGGAGAGGCGGCTGCTGCAGGGGATCGAGGAGCTGAGGGAGAGGATGGCAGAGCTAGAGAAGAGGGAGGCGGAGTACAGGGCGCGCGTGGAGGAGCTTGAGAGAGAGGTGGGCGAGAGGGACGAGATGATTAGTTTCATGTCCAGGACCAGCGCGGCTGCCCAAGAGTTTggggatgaagaagaagagagtgcGGCTGAAGTGAGCTTTGCTTATGCTGGTCCGGAGCCACAAGATCATCTTAATCAGCATCAGCAGAATGGGTTTGATTCCGAGTTGTTGGCGTCCTCGGCTTCCAAGTTTTGGGCGGAAAGACCTAATCTCTGCCAg GGTGTACAGTATGAATCCCTCGAATCATTGTATCATATGAAGCATTTTGTACCAAG AAGGGAATCCCCTTGGAAGGTAGATGGTGAATCCACAGGAGTTTCCTCTAAACTAAAGTTACTTGAACAGGAACTACTGAATTTAGTAAAAGTTGGTAAGAGTGATCTATCAAAAGTACCATCACTAATGAGGAAGCAGGCAAAGAGATGCCAAGCTCTTTCGGAGAAGATTGATGATCTATGCAGAAGAATG CAGGCTAGTGATCCCTGTGAACCAACCCTTAGTCCAGAGTTTCGAACGCAGAGGCAAACAGAGTTTCTACTCGAGGCATTTCGACTTCAGCAACGTGCATCAGAAACTGGACAGAAGCTCATGGCATTACAAACTGAAGTTGCGAAGAGTTATTATGGGGATGAGGTGGGGAGCCAGGCCAAACTGACCACAAGGAGATCTTTGGACTCGATCATGAACAACTTAAAGGAAATCCAGAGGAATTTGGAGATATGGTTGGCCAGAATTATAGGAGATCTTGAAGGGATTCTTGCTAGAGATGGTGCTTCTCGTGTAAGGGATTATTATATTTCAAGGTATCCTTTCGTTCAATAG